The Cucumis melo cultivar AY chromosome 9, USDA_Cmelo_AY_1.0, whole genome shotgun sequence genome includes the window aatttttaagtttattttcattttaattattcTTGAAATTACCATAACCTCAATCTCATActctattttttaatatatgtaAACAAAAATTGAAGAACTGTCAATGTGATAGCTTCATCTGGTGTGTAGCCTAATGAGTACCTCTAAGTATTTTCTCTTTTAACCATTTATGATTTTTATTCTAAATCTTCTATTTAAGATTTGACATTCTTTTGTTCTGAAATTTGTCTCTTAGTCACTCTAAAGCTAGGTTTAATTTTCACTCCttacattttttctttctagATTATTTTTACTAATCTACACGTCCCTGTCTTTAAAATTTACGAATCCGCCACTATTTGTTGATAGCATTATGAAGTACTAAGTAGGCAACCTTTGGGCCAAAAGGCTAGCTAGTGACTTTCTTCCTTTGGGCCTAGATATTTGTTCATAGCAAATTATTCCACAGTTCGTTTGGGGACTCATACATCGACATGTTGAAAATATATAGAATTGcacatttaattaattcatgTGCAATGATAAGGATATACACCATATTTCGGAGTTTTGTCTTTAATCTTAACGGAGAGTTCATGATGAAGAGtaagttgttcaaagattttGGGAAAAAATTGTTTTTCGAAAACTTAATGTTAACGTGGTTTAGCTTGACTACGATGGTCTACCGTTGGAGAAGTAAGGGGTAGATTATTAGAAATTAGAATGGGTAATTGATTTTTATTAGATAACAAGAAACTTCATCTCAAACCAATTTGGCAAATAGAAGGAGTAGCCAATCTATAAGGAATGTGAGTTTTTTAACATAGATTTTTCAACAATTTTCAAGGATTACAATTATGTTTATCACAATCGTTAAGTGTTAGCATGAAGCTAAAACTATAGTCGATTGTTTAAAAGAGTCATACTTGGAATGGAATGTCAAAATCCCTTGGTGGAGGTAGAGCTAGAGCTACATTCAAGTAAAGTTCTAAAACTATACGGTTTTCAGAACTTTTTTTAGTCTAGAAAAATTTATTTCTATCTCTTGTTTTATCATTCATTACATAATCGTATGATTGAATTAGTTGACTCAGGTGTGgtactttttgtttttgtacAGATTAGACTCAATCGATACGTTTATAGAAAGGTTTCTCAAATTCCAAGTTTAAATTTAGAAATCGTAACTATGCAACCTCCTTGATACCCTTGCCCGAGGTCGATGAGTCTATACAACTTCCATTATTTCCTTAAAGATCTAAAATCGTAGCACAACATAGGACAAATGAGTTTATTTCTAACATCATGTTTTTACATTATCAACAACAACGACCTCTCCATCTTTAGCCATGAGTTGAGCCGCTTGAGCTTCTTTCCCCCAATCAATCCTCCAAACAAAAACCATTAACAAAACCAAACACACAAACACTCCAACCAAGAACCCAATCAAAAGCCCACCAAGCCCAACCCCAACTTTAAACCCCAACACCACCCCCAAAGGCAAAGCCACTCCATAGAACCCACCAAGACTCGCACCCAACCCCATCAACGGCTTCCCCACTCCTCTCACTACTCCGCCACAAACCGCCACCGGAAAATTCACCACCTCAATCGCCGCCATCAAAACCAGCATCTTCTTCACCATTCTCACAACCTCTTCATCTCTAGTAAAAATCCTCCCCCATTCCCCTCTCCCCGCCACCATCGCCGCCGCCCCCATCAATCCAACCACCACACTCCCCACCACCGATACCCCCGCCGACCACCTCGCCGCCAACCCACTGTTCCGACCCAACTCGTTCGACACACGCGCCGACGCACACGTGGCTAACGATAACATAACAGAGTAAAGCAAATAATCGAAGTTTAATACTATAGCTATGGTCCCTACGGCTTGTTTAGCATTGGGAAGACGGCCGGTGAGAAGTATCAGAATCTCGTAACACCACCATTCAAGACAGGTGGTTAAGCAACACGGACCTGAAAGCTTCAATAGGCGAACCCAATCTTGAACCGTTTGATCAAACCACCCCCCACCTTCTTCATTATTACTCATACTTTGTTTCAACCAAACGTAAATCGCTAATGAAATCATTGCTACAAAATCTGTTACCCAAATCGCTATGGAAACCCCAATTAATCCCTTGGATTTAGCAAGAAAAATGTTGATGGGTACATGAAGAGCCAAAGCCAGAGCAGAGGACAACATGGTCGGGAGCGTCTCTGTTTGTGAACTGAGATACGATTTCAATGGGCAGAGGAATGAAGTGATTAACAAATCAGGGAGAAGATAGAAAAGATAGGTTTTAGCGGCAATTGAAATGTCTTTTTGTTGACCGAAATGGATCAAGATTGTGTCGACGTTGAGCCAGAGGAAAGAAATTGGAAGTGTAGCGAGGAGTAAAAGGAAGATGGACATGAACAGAGTTTTGTGAAGGAGTTTGAAATTCTTGGCGCCGAAGGCTTGACCGCAAATGGGTTCCATGGCACAACAGAGACCATTCAAAACGGAAAAGCCGGTGACATTTGCGAAGGTGAAACCGAGTGTTCCGGCGGCTAATGGAAGATCGCCGAGACGGCCAAGGAAAGCAGTGGTAATGGCTATCTTTACAAACCATGTTAAGTTCATAGCGATGAGTGGAAGAGCGATGCCTCTTTGTAATTTCAGCTCGGAAAGAATGGAGTTGATGAAATCTTTTGAAACCCATTTCGTAATTCTTGGGCTTGATCCAGATTCCAAGGTTGAAGAAGATACAGTTACAGACATCgaccccccttttttttttttttttctctttttgaatTGGGGGAAGAGTTTTGTTCTTGGGTGGATTTTGTAACTTAATTTGTAAGGCctaagatgaagatgaagatgaagatttaGTTGACGTGATTGAGATACTCTTGATCGAACTTTAgtgaattaaaaagaaaaatgtgatTGAGATACTCTTGATCGAACTTTAgtgaattaaaaagaaaaatgtgtatatgatataGATGTAAAGATGATTGggtctcttttttttttcactaaaaatatatatagagcACTAATGGCAAAGGCAAAGGAAATAATGCAAAGATTGGCTCAATAATAAGGGTTTGTGTTAGTGTGATGCatgcaaaagaaaaagattgaAGATTTACGACACAACAAGGACATAAATTCTTGAATTctgaaatataaattcaaatCACTACTCTTTCAATAAATCTAACCTTTGGAAATTGTTAACGTATAAAATTTTCAGCAATATTTAAGGTAATATGTGTGAGGGTTAAGTTCTATTCTATGAAATTAAACTCTTTTTAATATACAAAAGATGTCTTTGATAAAAGTATTCCAACTCGCAAAAGTTGAAAAATCCAAACTATATGATTGATGGACAGGGGAAGGCAAAGTAAACATACATCATactttaattttcctttttgcttaaattattaaaacaaaaatgcCCTACAATCAACACTATCCT containing:
- the LOC103482671 gene encoding protein DETOXIFICATION 56, encoding MSVTVSSSTLESGSSPRITKWVSKDFINSILSELKLQRGIALPLIAMNLTWFVKIAITTAFLGRLGDLPLAAGTLGFTFANVTGFSVLNGLCCAMEPICGQAFGAKNFKLLHKTLFMSIFLLLLATLPISFLWLNVDTILIHFGQQKDISIAAKTYLFYLLPDLLITSFLCPLKSYLSSQTETLPTMLSSALALALHVPINIFLAKSKGLIGVSIAIWVTDFVAMISLAIYVWLKQSMSNNEEGGGWFDQTVQDWVRLLKLSGPCCLTTCLEWWCYEILILLTGRLPNAKQAVGTIAIVLNFDYLLYSVMLSLATCASARVSNELGRNSGLAARWSAGVSVVGSVVVGLMGAAAMVAGRGEWGRIFTRDEEVVRMVKKMLVLMAAIEVVNFPVAVCGGVVRGVGKPLMGLGASLGGFYGVALPLGVVLGFKVGVGLGGLLIGFLVGVFVCLVLLMVFVWRIDWGKEAQAAQLMAKDGEVVVVDNVKT